Proteins encoded together in one Olsenella timonensis window:
- a CDS encoding stage V sporulation protein S, with protein sequence MDYLKVSSKSSPASVAGAIAGLVKDGVPVNMQCVGAGAVNQAVKAIAIARGFLIPTGVDISCAPTFSDVEIGGESRTAIRIAVYVHRLAAPGTATATEDMEA encoded by the coding sequence ATGGACTACCTAAAGGTCTCAAGCAAGTCCTCGCCGGCATCGGTCGCCGGCGCCATTGCGGGGCTCGTCAAGGACGGTGTCCCCGTCAACATGCAGTGCGTGGGAGCCGGCGCCGTGAATCAGGCCGTCAAGGCCATCGCGATCGCACGCGGGTTCCTCATCCCCACGGGGGTCGACATCTCCTGCGCCCCCACCTTCTCCGACGTGGAGATCGGCGGCGAGAGCCGAACCGCCATCCGCATCGCCGTATACGTGCATCGCCTCGCAGCCCCCGGGACGGCGACCGCGACCGAGGACATGGAGGCATGA